The stretch of DNA GGTGGAGAGCGCCGCCCCGGAGATGGCGAGGACCGCCGCGAGGGCGAGCGACTGCCAGAGCACGATGCCGGCGGCGGGTGCGAGCCGGGGCCACGCCGCGCGCGAGAGCAGCGCGGGGACCGGGAGGGCCAGCGCGAGGCCGATCGCGCCGAGCAGCAGGGGCGTCATGGCGTGCCCGGTGCCTCGATCTCCTCCAGCGCCGCGCGCAGGGCCGCGGCCTCGGCCGGGTCGACCGTGCGCGCGAAGTGCACGAGCGCGGCGGTGCGGTCGCCCGAGCTGTCGAGCGTGGCGTTCAGGAGCTCGGCCGTGGCGGCCTCGCGGGAGAGCGCCGCGGTGTACCGGAACGCCCGCCCGTCGCGCTCGCGGCTCACCATCTCCTTGGCGCCGAGCCGGTCGAGCACCGTCATGACGGTCGTGTAGGCGAGGTCGGCGGACCCGCCGGCCTCGAGCTGCTCCTGCACCTCGCGGACGGTCAAGGCGCTGGTGGCACGCCAGAGGACGTCCATGACGGAGCGCTCGAGGGAGCCGAGGGAGCGGGAG from Aeromicrobium erythreum encodes:
- a CDS encoding BlaI/MecI/CopY family transcriptional regulator, with protein sequence MPPSSRSLGSLERSVMDVLWRATSALTVREVQEQLEAGGSADLAYTTVMTVLDRLGAKEMVSRERDGRAFRYTAALSREAATAELLNATLDSSGDRTAALVHFARTVDPAEAAALRAALEEIEAPGTP